In the genome of Dehalococcoidia bacterium, one region contains:
- a CDS encoding plastocyanin/azurin family copper-binding protein translates to MRIPIRPVLASLLVGGAFATMAGAHAQRLATAYTPRVTIVQNDAGFTPVDAAGLGQWTFAPAHLTVTQGEQIEFDNPATSTAPHTVTSITWSGMAPTRTLTSGEKFDSSPTRDELIMPGQSFTLDTSTLDPGQYLYYCTLHDGQLYRARTRAIGGIARPVPAHLGTLSRCAAVRVTFHRRGAGSASASTVAASAQRTGTRRRPAARAAPAVRAQQSAQRPACPAPG, encoded by the coding sequence ATGCGCATCCCGATCCGGCCCGTACTCGCCTCGCTCCTGGTTGGCGGCGCCTTCGCCACCATGGCGGGCGCTCACGCCCAGCGCCTGGCGACCGCCTATACGCCGCGTGTCACCATCGTGCAGAACGACGCGGGCTTCACCCCGGTGGATGCAGCGGGACTGGGCCAGTGGACGTTTGCACCGGCGCACCTGACGGTGACGCAGGGTGAGCAGATCGAATTCGACAATCCCGCCACGAGCACGGCGCCGCACACGGTAACGTCGATTACCTGGAGCGGCATGGCGCCGACCCGCACCCTCACCTCCGGCGAGAAGTTCGACTCTTCGCCCACGCGCGACGAGCTGATCATGCCGGGCCAGTCGTTCACCCTGGACACGAGCACGCTCGATCCCGGCCAGTATCTCTACTACTGCACCCTGCATGACGGGCAACTTTACCGTGCTCGCACCCGCGCAATAGGCGGTATCGCCCGGCCCGTGCCGGCCCACCTCGGCACGCTGTCGAGATGCGCGGCTGTCCGCGTCACGTTTCACCGGCGCGGCGCGGGCAGCGCGAGCGCGTCTACGGTTGCGGCTTCCGCGCAGCGGACCGGAACGCGGCGCCGGCCCGCAGCACGGGCAGCGCCCGCCGTAAGGGCACAACAATCAGCGCAAAGGCCAGCGTGTCCGGCGCCTGGTTGA